The following DNA comes from Dehalococcoidia bacterium.
ACCCACCCGCCCTCGATAATTGACTGGCACCTCGATCAACCGAATTTTGTGTTTCAGGGCTAAAATCACCATTTCGGGAAGGAGATGCGAAGCATTTACGGTTAACTCGCCGTTCAATTTCTCGGCCGCCTCCCTGCGGATCAACCGCAACGTACAGCCGCAGTCCGAAAGCGAGGGCGCGTTGAACAGCACTTGAAGCATTTTGGCAACTACAATGTTCCCAAACCTCAAAAACCAACCCATGTTTGCTTGCTCCCAAATCAGCTCTTTGGTGGTGCGAGTGCCACAGACCATGTCGAAATCGTCAGCGTAGGCGAGCAGCTTTATAACATCCTTACCGACGAATGTGCCGTCTGGCTCCGCCAAAATAATCAGTTCGCCTTTTGCCTCTCGCAACCCCCGCCGCAATGCCGCACCGTAACCTTGACGACCCTCCTGCACCAC
Coding sequences within:
- a CDS encoding glycosyltransferase family 2 protein, which encodes MDEILVVDNNSRDRTVERAIAAGARVVQEGRQGYGAALRRGLREAKGELIILAEPDGTFVGKDVIKLLAYADDFDMVCGTRTTKELIWEQANMGWFLRFGNIVVAKMLQVLFNAPSLSDCGCTLRLIRREAAEKLNGELTVNASHLLPEMVILALKHKIRLIEVPVNYRGRVG